Part of the Lutra lutra chromosome 4, mLutLut1.2, whole genome shotgun sequence genome is shown below.
ACATGGTAGAGATGTTGGAGGTACTGGAATGAGTGTTACCCTTGGTGCCTCactctgggggtgggcagggagatgggCATTTAGGAGGACAGGGCTTGGAAGAGGacttggaggggaagggagctgggCATGGAGGAGGACACGGTGGGGGACATGGTGGGGGGCACGGTGGACACTTTTGTGGTGCTGGGCACTTTTCCCGTGGGCACTTTTCAGAGCACCGTTGCAGCAGCTTTTTTAAACAGCTGGGCTGGCATTTGGCTTCACACTTTTGTTCACACCTGGGATCACAGTTCTTGGGCTCATTCTTAGGTTCactagatttatttttatcatcactcgacattcttttttgattttctggGTCCTGTAAAGAAATATGCAACAGGTCATATGTGGGAGACCACACTGCAAGAGGACCAGGAGGCTTCCCACTCACACCTCCTGCTCATCCttgcttttatgaaaaacttTCTTGGGATGGTTCGGGCTCTAGACCAAATTCTCATTTAAGGGCTGTCCTTCTGTCCTTGGAGTCATTGGTGACAACATTTCTTGGTCTCTTCACCCTTACCCTGCTTTTTGTTCACTTACCTTGTCTCAATTCCATATCCTTCAGCAGGAGTTTTCAACCTAGGATCCTGGAACTAACCCCACCCCATGATAAAACCGTATTTAATCATATGTTATCAATATAAGTGGCATCTTTTATAACTCCatgtcttttaattaattaatttaagtacATTATTCTGAAGTCATGAATTTGGTCAAACTGCTAAAAGCACTCATGGCACAACAAGGGTTTGAAACAATTCCTGCAGGGCTACTACTCTAACCCTCTGGAGATGGAATGAGAAGGTATGTTACCAGGTTTAGGGACTCAGGACACTTCTTTCATTCCTGTGTCTTCCCTAAGCCCTCAAAGCCTTGAGAATTGCTTTCTTCACTTGAAAACTGGGGATGGAAAGAAACTGAATCTCTACCATGGCTGGACTCCCACAGGCCACTCTGTGACTCCTCCCCATGATTAGGGGAAGTGAAGAACTCAGGAAAGGAGGAGATGAACAGGGAAATTCTAATTCTtctgaaaatatgaatttgagagccacataatataattttaaggaagaatttttttcctcctctgttaagTTTTGCCCTGAGTTAGGTCTTCTATGGATGATTTGACTTCTAGATATGAGCAGGGCTTTTCAGTCCCTGACAATACTTGTAAGCTGTATCTAATTTGACACTCCTTTGATTTCCTTTAACAATATAAAAGCATACATTTATCTAATTTAGTTTTGAAAGCAATATGGCTCTCTGGagagataattaagttaaacTCGAAATTTGTTAAGAATCTCTATTTCAAATGAGGCATAGCCCAGTTCTTGcttctgaaaatgaaaggatGCTTTCATTCAAAAATAGCCATCATCTCAACCCTGTTCAATGTCTGGAGTGCTTTAAGTCACTcttaggaaagaagagggaaaagatggGACATTTGCAGTTGTCCAAATGCAACTCACCCCTTTGTGTTGGTAGTGAACTTGACAAGTAGTCGAGTGAGGTGGATGTTATTGCTGTGTGTGAGAAGGTGGATTTTCCTTCTGGTTCCTCTGCTTAGCTCTGAGGAAGCCAAGGGTGGGGGGAAAAGGGGAGCCCCACTTGTGACCTCATCACTGCATCATCAGGTAGCAATTGTTGTGTGACTCCAGAGCTCCGAGCTCAACTCAGGCCCTTGAAAATAGGGCTTGTGTTTAATCAACCCTCCTTTGGTGTCATGTTCTCTCCCAGGGTCACTCAAAATTCATGCTGGTGAAATCAGACCATAATGAAGACTACTGAACTCTAAGTATAGGGAGGTTCATTGTTGCTAGGAGCAGAAAATCTCTGTTTACACATGGTCTctctttccccccaaattttaacTCCTTTTAACTTGTCCCTTCTCCACCTTTCTAGGAGAGCTTCCCAGATTGCTCACAACCATTTTGGTTCTCTCCTTCCTATTTTTCTAATATCAGATTCTGAAGCCTCTTTATAACATTCCACACAACCTAGCCAAAGTCCAGGGATTATTTtagctctttttcttccttcctgcctatAACTCACTGATTGTTGTGCTTTGCAATTTTTGTTCAATCAGGGAGTGGCCACCCTTGATATCCTTGATAAACCCTGCTTACTGTAAAGAACTTGAGTTTGATGCTCCTGACCAGTTCTGACATACTGGGTTAATCCCAGATCTGGTCTTAGAGTAGAAAGATTTGCCTCTGAGAAAgtttcttccttgccttttcaaAGGACTGGCCAGTGGGTCTCTGTGGTTGGAACAGATTTGTGCCTGGGGTAGTAGTAGGAATTTGGTGTGGGAAAGACAAATGGAGTGGAATACATAATCCCTTGAACTCAGAAAGTTCATCTTGACAGTCATTCACTGACAGCCATGAGTGACTTTTGGTTAAAATGGTGAAAGGATCATGTCTAAGGTGTTGACAGAGATTCTGACAGCAAAGTGTTGGACGACTGGGGGATGGGTCAAACGTTGCACTAGTCTGTTTCAAAGAGGTTATAAATATCTCCAAGTCTGGAGGAaggcagtggtggtggtagtgaaAGCATGCTGATGAGAGAAGTATCATCAGAGAAGTATGTTTATGAGATTCAGTTAATGGgaaacttagaagaaaattatgaaagatgACTCCCAGGTATTATTATTAATGGgtgatgaggaaacagaatagATTTGTGTGAGAAAAAGATGAGTTTAAGTCTATGCACGTTGTGTGGTCACAGTGGAACATCTTGAATGGTTATTGGGAATGTGATTCCAGTCTTGTGCTACTGAGCAGACTGAGAACTTGAGTTTGACTGAGTACAACAGGTGTTTGCTGAGTGGATAAGGATGAGAGGtttggaagagagaagagacaatGTACTAGGGAGAATGGGGAACACCAGTATATATGGTTTATTTGGTATTTACAAAGGAGAAGGAATGTCATACACAATTGAAACCCAAATGAACCCAAATAAAAGGGGAGTGTGGGCCAGAATTTAACTCCCTGTCACCAGGACAACTGGTATCAGACCCCTTGTGTTGGTACAGCCTACCCCTCAACACTCATTTTCTTTGCCCTATCCTTTTCATTGTTACAAGCTCTAGCTCTTCAAAGCTGTTGAGAAGCAATTTCTGTACCCATCTCAAGAGACTCAGCTCCACCTGCTGTTCAGCTCTGGACCAACGCTAGCCATTGGGCAATTATTTGTGATGGTGATGTTAAAGGATGTGGtgatatgggggcacctgggtgctgcagtcagttaagcatctgactcttggctttggctcaggttgtgatctcagcatcaggagatcaagccctgtgttgggctccatgctcagctgcagtctgcttaagactctctgcccctccttgccatgtgcactctctctctctctcatataaataatcttaaaaagaaagaagaaagaaagaaagaaagagagagagagagagagaaagaaaaagaaagaaagaagaaagaaagaaagaaagaaagaaagaaagaaagaaagaaagaaagaaagaaagaaagaaagaggaaggaaagaaggaagaaaggaaaagatgtggTGATTTCTACGGGCCTCTGCCTGGCTGCAGTCCTCTCCTATTTCTTGCTTCTTCCCTGTCCTATTTCTTGCTCAATAAATTCCCACTGAATGAAAGTATATCATCCATTGGACTTTCACTTGGGCATTTGTCCATCATTGTTCCAGTCtttaaaaacctctttaaaaGGGCAAGACAGTGTTATGTTAATCTCCTGGCTATCACCCTCACCCTTGGCTCAGTGTTTGGTCAGCAGCATGTCTGGCAGCAAAGCACTACTGAGGTCAACACAGAACAGCTTCTGGAGCTGCTGGGTCTAGAGGGAAAGAGGCTgcaaggggagaggagtgggtaTCAAAGTCCCTAGATTAAGAGTGAGGATGCTGGACGCAGATCTCTAGGTTTTAAtcccaccttcatttttttacttACCAATGATCCCTGGTAATTGACTTCACTTCCTAagtctcagttccctcatccataaaatgtgaTAATAATAGCACTTATCTTAGGACAAAATGTGACTTATATTTAGTGCTTACAATATGTCAGGCACATTTCCAAGCGCAAAGCCTACACCTTACACTCTCACTGTACTCAGAGTTCGCTGTGAAGATTGAATGAGATTCTATGAATGAAGTACGAATGAAGTATGAAATTCTAGGACATTTTGTCCTTGGCATGATTTGTCTGACCCTCCCAAGCTGTTAGTAAATGTTTACTGTACATGTGAGTTATTATTTTTGTCAGTGCTTTCCTGGCTCTTTCATCCCTTGGCTTGCTGGATCTCTCCTTGCTCCCCTCACCAGATCTTGGCCCTGAAATCTCACTTCtccatatcatttttttctgccttctagCCAAAGTTCCTGATGGAGTTCACAGGAATATGAGACAAGCAGACCATTCAGTGGTTTCTCTGTGAAAGCCTGCAGGATCTGTATGCCTGCATATTATATCAGGTCAGGGAATTCTGTATCAGCAGTTTAACTTCACTTGGACCCCCCTCTCTGTTTTTCATGGGAagtcttctttttctgtctttttctatctctctgtgtAATTCTTTTTGAATAAATAGCCCTCACAGGATAAAGTCAGAAAGCAAATATATTTCTTCCATTGGTGCCTCTTACGACCCTCTCTGTGGGGCtagctcttcccttcctcctgggaTGGAATCTCTAGCATATGCTAGACTTTTAGGATCATGCTTAGACAATAAGTTCTCTAGTCACTTCTATTTATTCTAAACAATGTTATTTCAGTAGTTAGAAGGTATATTTTCTTGAACAttggatttccttctctttctctctgggacCATAAACGAAAACATCTCTGTTTGCTTTTttgattttctcctcttcttccttcaccTGCCCAAATGCCCCTGGTTTCAGGAAAGGGgctgcagagggaagaggcagaagggacaAGGAAGTCCTTATCTGAATGATATTGTTCTGGTGTCCTGATACTTAGGAGCTTTCTGGGCTTGGCAGGTGGTTAAAACTGACTTTTTCTCTTGTGGGGAATTTGAATATGTTCTTCAGGAGATCCTGTCACCCCTCACTGAGGTACTGAACACAGTGTTGAGTATGTATAACTCCTACAGCGCCAAGGCATTTGGCATCTCCCCTCCAGCTTCTCTCTGCTGCAATTACCTTCTCTCTAGGCAGCCCTGTTGGATAGGATTTCACATGGCAGAGAAAGCCAGGTCTCCCTTTCTTGTGGGCCATATGTGGCACATGGGAAACACTCATGatcctcccctttctttcctcaaTTACTCTTAGTGATGTTTTCCTGATGTTTATGCACTTTTGCTCATTCACTGTGTATTAGGAAATCTATGGCATCTTCATGGACGTGGTTCTGTATTGATCCAGTTTGGCCTTACTGCAGTTATTTGACActcttatatttcctttttcaccCCTCTCAGTTGGGTTCCTCTAATACCTGGATGATGGCTCATTTCTCtggcttcctctgcccttctccatgacctcttcctcctctgctcagtCCTTTCAACTCCACCTGACTTCATTTACCTGACACATTGCTGCTGACCTCTTTCTCTACCAATGTTTTCTACCACCTCTATGCCAAACAAATCCAAAGCCCAcactcttcccttttctccaggcCTAAATATTAAcattcattggatattctttggCACATCAAACTGATTTCACAAAATCAGAATTTGTCACCTTCTACATCCTTTCTTACATGCTGTCTTATTCTTTCCAACTCTGCGAGGCATGTTCCCATATACTAAGACCTCCAGACCAAAAACCTAGGATCACCCCACCTCCTACCTCCCTCTCAGCCTTACACTAAATGTGCTAGCAGCACCTGCCAGTTCTATCTCCCAAACTGCAAGCTCATGCCCCAGGCTGGTATTGCAACCCACAGTATGCATCTCCCTCCAGCCAGCCCCCATCACCTTCATGATAACTGCAGTTGCTTCATTGAAGTTGTCATTGTCACCAGTGTCCCAAAGTGCCCCAGCTCTAATTCATCCTCTATAGCACTCTTACAGCCAATTTTAGAAGATAAACCCCAATTTTACCATCAAATTGAAGATAAGGCCCAAGGGTCTCAAAAGTTGAGTGTATaatatttcatctc
Proteins encoded:
- the LOC125098730 gene encoding late cornified envelope-like proline-rich protein 1, whose amino-acid sequence is MSSDDKNKSSEPKNEPKNCDPRCEQKCEAKCQPSCLKKLLQRCSEKCPREKCPAPQKCPPCPPPCPPPCPPPCPAPFPSKSSSKPCPPKCPSPCPPPE